A single window of Girardinichthys multiradiatus isolate DD_20200921_A chromosome 15, DD_fGirMul_XY1, whole genome shotgun sequence DNA harbors:
- the batf3 gene encoding basic leucine zipper transcriptional factor ATF-like 3: MSDCDSSCRPQQEYVRTNQLCDGWTCLKDEGRRLKRREKNRVAAQQSRKRQTQRADQLHEACELLEQRNRKLKREVDSLSEEQNLLTEALRAHEPFCPIMHCSFASSSLQPDGAAARSV, translated from the exons ATGTCTGACTGTGATTCATCCTGCCGGCCTCAGCAGGAGTACGTCAGGACCAATCAGCTCTGTGATGGATGGACG TGTTTAAAGGATGAAGGACGGAGGCTGAAGAGGAGAGAGAAGAACAGAGTCGCAGCTCAGCAGAGTCGGAAGAGACAAACACAGAGAGCAGACCAACTGCACGAG GCCTGTGAGCTGCTGGAGCAGagaaacaggaagctgaagagagAG GTGGATTCTCTCTCTGAGGAGCAGAACCTCCTCACTGAAGCTCTCAGAGCCCACGAACCTTTCTGTCCCATCATGCACTGCTCGTTTGCCTCATCCAGCCTGCAGCCTGACGGCGCTGCGGCTCGCTCAGTCTGA